Proteins found in one Mucilaginibacter gracilis genomic segment:
- a CDS encoding TolC family protein, which yields MMKYFKYILPLLLIAISIKPARGQNADSVLTLKQCLDIAIKNNLLVKQSEIQVETSRISYQQARENLLPNLNGDITHSLSDGRSLNPFTNGYLNQQITSGNYSLSSSVVLSNGLTLQNSIRQTSLAYQAGKMDFQQAKDNLTLNLITAYLQVLSNEDQLTQANTQAGVSKNQLARLQILDKDGAVTPSQLYDLKGQYATDQLSVVNAKNAVDISKLTLLQLMNVPYNKNVQLQRQASDQLPSVYVNTADDIYQKALSDLAYVKAATLRRESAEKGVQVAKGALLPTLSLSGSLGTNYSSAATRSSFVDSSVVPTNTFINTPGGGRQSVYTVQQNYNTANINWADQFKNNYGTSISLGLSIPILNYFQNKNKVALAKLNLRNAQYIEQNTRIQLRQNVDQAYANMTAAFERYQLLTDQVGAFGESFRIAEVRFNSGVLTSVDFLVVKGNLDRAKVNLISARYDYLIRSKILDYYQGRLAL from the coding sequence ATGATGAAGTACTTTAAATATATACTGCCTCTATTGCTAATTGCCATCAGCATTAAACCTGCGAGGGGCCAAAATGCCGACAGTGTTTTAACGCTTAAACAATGCCTTGATATTGCAATTAAAAACAACCTGCTGGTTAAGCAAAGCGAAATACAGGTAGAAACCAGCCGTATAAGCTACCAGCAGGCCCGCGAAAATTTATTGCCAAACCTTAACGGCGATATTACCCACAGCCTTAGCGATGGGCGCAGCCTTAACCCCTTTACCAATGGCTATTTAAACCAGCAAATAACATCGGGCAATTATAGCTTGAGCAGCAGTGTGGTGTTATCAAACGGGTTAACGTTACAAAACAGCATCCGCCAAACCTCGCTGGCATACCAGGCGGGTAAAATGGATTTTCAGCAGGCTAAAGATAACCTTACGCTTAATTTAATAACGGCATACTTGCAGGTTTTAAGTAATGAAGACCAACTTACGCAGGCTAATACACAGGCCGGGGTTTCTAAAAACCAGTTGGCGCGTTTGCAAATTTTAGATAAGGATGGCGCCGTTACACCATCGCAACTATACGACCTTAAGGGCCAGTACGCTACCGACCAGCTTAGCGTAGTAAATGCCAAAAATGCTGTTGATATTTCAAAGCTTACATTGCTACAGTTGATGAATGTACCCTACAACAAAAATGTACAATTGCAACGCCAGGCTTCGGATCAATTACCTTCGGTGTATGTTAACACTGCCGACGATATATACCAAAAGGCCCTGAGCGACCTGGCTTATGTTAAGGCAGCAACCCTGCGCCGCGAAAGTGCCGAGAAAGGTGTACAGGTAGCCAAAGGTGCCTTGTTGCCAACACTGTCGTTATCGGGGAGCCTGGGTACAAATTACTCAAGTGCTGCAACCCGCTCTTCGTTTGTCGATTCATCTGTTGTGCCTACCAATACCTTTATCAATACTCCCGGCGGTGGCAGGCAAAGTGTTTACACGGTACAGCAAAATTACAACACAGCCAATATTAACTGGGCCGATCAGTTTAAAAACAACTATGGCACATCCATCAGCCTGGGCCTCAGCATCCCGATATTAAACTACTTCCAAAATAAAAATAAAGTAGCCCTTGCCAAGCTCAATTTGCGCAACGCACAATACATTGAGCAAAACACCCGCATACAATTGCGCCAAAATGTAGACCAGGCTTATGCCAACATGACGGCAGCCTTTGAACGTTACCAACTCCTTACCGACCAGGTTGGCGCCTTCGGCGAATCTTTCCGGATAGCAGAGGTTCGTTTTAATTCGGGCGTGCTAACATCGGTGGATTTTTTGGTTGTAAAAGGAAATCTCGATCGCGCTAAAGTTAACCTTATCAGTGCGAGGTATGACTACCTGATACGATCAAAAATTTTGGATTACTACCAGGGGCGGTTGGCTTTATAA
- a CDS encoding ABC transporter permease — MLKNYIKTAWRSLARHKIFALINISGLAIGISAALVIYLIVYYDFSFDHFEKDNDRIYRVVTNFNMSGVTYHNRGVIAPMAGAVSKEATGVSEVSAFHQYNEVKVNITADNNIRPLMLKKQRNVIFADAAYFKLVTAYQWLAGSPDVALHEPNKVVITSKSAQLYFPGVKYHDVIGKQIIYNDSVRTTVTGVVNELPQHSDFIFQDFISLATIPTSGLKTNFSYDNWTMTNGSSQLYIKLVPGTTVPQVEKQLASLYKKYSPPPRANGSKYSIVHTLQPLSDVHFNADYGAYDEHTAHKPTLYYLLLVAAFLLALACINFINLSTAQASQRAKEIGIRKTMGSSRAQLIVQFLGETLLLTLIAAAASLLLIPVLLKAFSGFIPAGVSFNLLHQPHLVVFLLLLIVSVSLLSGFYPSWILSNYNPALVLKNQAYANTGKTRKTWIRKTLTVFQFLVAQLFIMGTIIVSKQIHYTLNKDMGFKKDAILSVYTQFYSKQPNLRYVLMDKLKTIPEIEMLSLAGSTPATDGTSSGQVNYKDGKKDIQTDVHFKFGDVNYLKLYHIPLLAGSNVHPSDTVKEAIINETYAHILGFKNVNDAVGKTLLWSGTQKLPIVGVMGDFNQQSLHQAIKPLLFSAAASNSYTIHIALKPQNADGTAWKNALSKIQMEFKAVYPETDFEYDFYDESIARFYQSDMHVSSLLQWATGLSVFISCLGLLGLVIYTTNLRTKEIGIRKVLGASVAHIVSILSADFVKLVVVAFIIASPIAWWATSKWLQNFAYHTNINWWIFLMSGMLMVVIALLTLSFQTVKAAIANPVNSLRSE; from the coding sequence ATGCTCAAAAACTACATCAAAACCGCATGGCGCAGTTTGGCCCGGCACAAAATTTTTGCACTTATCAATATTTCGGGTTTAGCTATTGGCATTAGCGCGGCATTGGTAATTTACCTTATTGTGTATTACGATTTTAGCTTCGATCATTTTGAAAAAGATAACGACAGGATATACCGTGTGGTAACCAATTTTAATATGTCGGGCGTCACATACCATAACCGGGGTGTAATTGCGCCAATGGCGGGGGCTGTAAGCAAAGAGGCTACGGGAGTAAGCGAGGTATCGGCCTTTCATCAATATAACGAGGTTAAGGTAAACATTACAGCAGATAACAACATTCGCCCCTTAATGCTTAAAAAGCAACGCAATGTTATTTTTGCCGATGCGGCTTATTTTAAATTGGTAACGGCATACCAATGGCTGGCCGGTTCGCCCGATGTGGCGTTGCATGAGCCGAATAAAGTGGTTATTACCTCAAAAAGTGCGCAACTGTATTTCCCCGGCGTAAAATATCATGACGTTATTGGCAAGCAAATAATTTACAATGATAGCGTACGCACAACGGTAACCGGCGTGGTTAACGAACTGCCACAGCACAGCGATTTTATTTTTCAGGATTTTATCTCGTTGGCCACTATACCCACAAGCGGGTTAAAAACCAACTTCAGTTATGACAACTGGACCATGACCAATGGCAGTTCGCAATTGTATATTAAACTGGTACCGGGCACAACCGTACCACAGGTAGAAAAACAGCTGGCATCATTATATAAAAAATACAGTCCGCCGCCCCGGGCAAATGGCAGTAAGTACAGCATAGTACATACGCTGCAACCTTTAAGCGATGTACACTTTAATGCCGATTATGGCGCCTATGACGAGCATACCGCGCACAAGCCTACCTTGTATTACCTTTTATTGGTGGCCGCATTTTTATTGGCCCTGGCCTGTATTAACTTTATTAACTTATCAACTGCGCAGGCATCGCAAAGGGCCAAAGAAATCGGCATTCGCAAAACTATGGGCAGCTCAAGGGCACAACTTATAGTGCAATTTTTGGGCGAAACCCTGTTGCTTACCTTAATAGCCGCCGCAGCATCCTTATTATTAATACCCGTACTGCTAAAAGCCTTCAGTGGTTTTATACCGGCCGGCGTTAGCTTTAATTTGTTACACCAGCCGCACCTTGTTGTGTTTTTATTGTTGCTTATAGTTTCGGTTAGTTTGTTATCCGGGTTTTATCCATCGTGGATATTGTCTAACTATAACCCGGCATTGGTTTTAAAAAACCAGGCTTATGCCAATACAGGCAAAACACGTAAAACGTGGATACGCAAAACCTTAACCGTATTCCAGTTTTTGGTTGCTCAACTATTTATTATGGGTACCATCATCGTATCCAAACAAATACATTACACGCTTAATAAAGATATGGGCTTTAAAAAAGATGCCATACTTTCGGTTTATACTCAATTCTACAGCAAGCAACCTAACCTGCGCTATGTGCTAATGGATAAGCTAAAAACCATTCCCGAAATTGAGATGCTGAGTTTAGCGGGCAGCACACCTGCAACAGACGGCACATCATCCGGACAGGTTAATTATAAAGACGGGAAAAAGGATATACAAACCGATGTGCACTTTAAATTTGGCGACGTTAATTATTTAAAACTTTACCATATCCCACTGCTTGCGGGTAGCAATGTACACCCCAGCGATACCGTTAAGGAAGCCATTATTAACGAAACCTACGCGCATATACTGGGCTTTAAAAATGTTAACGATGCTGTAGGCAAAACGTTGTTGTGGAGTGGCACTCAAAAGCTGCCTATTGTTGGCGTTATGGGCGATTTTAATCAGCAATCGTTACATCAGGCTATCAAACCCTTGTTATTTTCGGCGGCAGCCAGCAATAGTTATACCATACATATTGCCTTAAAACCGCAAAATGCCGATGGAACGGCCTGGAAAAACGCGTTGAGCAAAATACAAATGGAATTTAAAGCCGTTTACCCGGAAACCGATTTTGAATATGACTTTTATGATGAAAGCATAGCCAGATTTTACCAGAGCGATATGCATGTATCGAGCCTGTTGCAATGGGCCACGGGCTTGTCTGTCTTTATCAGTTGTCTGGGTTTATTAGGGCTCGTAATTTATACCACCAATTTACGCACTAAAGAGATCGGCATCCGCAAGGTGCTGGGCGCATCGGTGGCGCATATCGTATCCATCCTGTCGGCAGATTTTGTTAAGCTGGTAGTGGTGGCATTTATTATTGCATCGCCAATTGCATGGTGGGCAACCAGTAAATGGCTTCAAAACTTTGCCTACCACACCAATATTAACTGGTGGATATTTTTAATGAGCGGTATGTTAATGGTAGTAATTGCATTGCTCACCTTAAGCTTTCAAACCGTTAAGGCCGCGATAGCAAACCCTGTTAACAGTTTACGAAGCGAATAG
- a CDS encoding ABC transporter permease — MISNYIKIAIRNLLRNKVYSIINIAGLAVSIAACLLLYIIISYEMGYDTTQPNYNRIARIVTTDKFSDGISYSPGIPFPFTDAFRNDFPQIKCGALYCAFGSQVSVLKGDGKANQNFMENGVFYMEPQFFEVFTYKWLAGSANVLAEPNTAVLTKNMADKYFGNWKTAVGKFLKFDNSTTVRVAGILDDPSVHSDLPLQIMVSLITRKNNNKAQWADWHGLDGSYQMYLLLPAGVDATSVNKQLVTFNNKYLHTSFLSTRTNFLQPLQDVHFNTLFSNFGGHTTSRSKLTILGLIGFLIIIMAIINFVNLSTAKAVTRSKEIGVRKVLGGSRKQLFWQMMGETGIVVLISTALAIGIATLAIPYIKNVISIQESLNIFRLDIMMFVVAGFIIINFLAGVYPSLILSGFTPALALKNKITSATVGGILLRRGLVVTQFAASQMLIICTIIAISQMDFINNADLGFNKNGVLVLNSNNDSALLARQLNFKQKLLQLPGVQSVSFSSDVPSSENNWQSNFAYDHRPDEQFSAYLKFTDEDYFKTFGIKFIAGGPYSASDTMKEVVVNETMLKMLNVHNAQDAIGKQIHLGGKRHPWKTVVGVVKDFTNNSLRTTVKPLFMVSHRKEYNTTSIRFQSSNVKQTQSDIQSLWNKYFPEYAVTTSFFADNINDFYQQENQLSLMYKIAAGLAIFISCLGLYGLISFMTVQKTKEVGIRKVLGAGIGSIVYLFSKEFTFLICIAFAISAPIAFYFMHSWLSGFAFRINISISYFIIAIISSITIAWLTVGFQAFKAAMVKPIKSLRSE, encoded by the coding sequence ATGATAAGCAATTATATTAAAATAGCCATCCGCAATTTATTGCGGAACAAGGTGTATTCAATTATTAATATAGCAGGACTTGCCGTAAGTATTGCAGCCTGTTTACTGTTGTACATTATTATTAGTTACGAAATGGGTTATGATACCACACAACCCAATTATAACCGTATTGCACGGATAGTAACAACCGATAAGTTTTCGGACGGTATAAGCTATAGCCCTGGTATTCCGTTCCCGTTTACGGATGCTTTCCGCAATGACTTTCCGCAGATTAAATGCGGTGCCTTGTATTGCGCATTTGGCAGCCAGGTAAGTGTATTAAAAGGTGATGGTAAGGCCAACCAGAACTTTATGGAAAATGGTGTATTTTACATGGAACCGCAATTTTTTGAGGTATTTACATACAAATGGTTAGCCGGTTCGGCAAATGTTTTAGCCGAGCCCAACACAGCGGTATTAACAAAAAACATGGCCGATAAGTATTTTGGCAATTGGAAAACAGCAGTAGGCAAATTTTTGAAATTTGATAATTCCACAACAGTTAGAGTAGCCGGTATATTAGATGATCCGTCGGTACATTCCGATCTGCCGTTACAGATCATGGTTTCGCTGATAACCCGCAAAAATAATAACAAAGCACAATGGGCAGATTGGCATGGTTTGGATGGTAGCTACCAAATGTACTTATTACTACCCGCCGGTGTTGATGCCACGAGCGTAAACAAACAACTGGTTACGTTTAACAACAAGTATCTGCATACTAGTTTTCTTTCAACACGCACCAATTTTTTACAGCCCTTACAGGATGTGCATTTTAACACACTTTTTAGCAATTTTGGCGGGCATACCACCAGCCGTTCAAAGTTAACCATACTTGGTTTGATAGGCTTCCTCATCATTATTATGGCTATCATCAACTTTGTAAATTTATCTACCGCCAAAGCGGTTACCCGTTCGAAAGAAATTGGGGTACGCAAAGTTTTAGGCGGTAGCCGCAAACAATTGTTTTGGCAAATGATGGGCGAAACCGGCATTGTAGTACTCATATCAACCGCATTGGCTATCGGCATTGCCACGCTGGCTATACCTTATATTAAAAATGTAATATCGATACAGGAGTCGCTCAATATTTTCAGGCTTGATATTATGATGTTTGTTGTTGCCGGGTTTATTATCATTAATTTTTTAGCAGGCGTTTACCCTTCGCTTATTTTATCAGGATTTACGCCTGCGCTGGCGCTCAAAAATAAAATTACTTCGGCAACGGTAGGCGGTATATTGCTTAGGCGCGGTTTGGTGGTAACACAGTTCGCGGCATCGCAAATGCTTATTATTTGCACTATTATAGCAATTAGTCAGATGGATTTTATTAACAATGCCGACCTCGGTTTTAATAAAAATGGCGTATTGGTTTTAAACAGCAATAATGATAGTGCGCTATTGGCCCGCCAGCTCAATTTTAAACAAAAGTTATTACAGCTACCGGGTGTACAATCAGTTTCGTTTAGTAGTGATGTGCCATCTTCAGAAAATAACTGGCAATCAAATTTTGCTTACGACCATAGGCCCGACGAACAATTTAGCGCCTATTTAAAATTTACCGATGAAGATTATTTTAAAACATTTGGTATCAAATTTATAGCCGGCGGCCCTTACAGCGCATCGGACACGATGAAGGAAGTGGTTGTTAACGAAACCATGTTGAAAATGCTGAACGTGCACAACGCTCAGGATGCCATTGGCAAGCAAATACATTTGGGCGGGAAACGCCATCCCTGGAAAACCGTTGTGGGCGTTGTTAAGGATTTTACAAATAACTCGTTGCGTACTACCGTTAAACCACTTTTTATGGTTTCGCACCGTAAAGAGTATAATACAACATCTATCAGGTTTCAATCTTCAAACGTTAAGCAAACGCAAAGCGATATACAATCGTTATGGAACAAATACTTTCCCGAATATGCTGTAACTACATCGTTTTTTGCTGATAATATTAACGATTTTTACCAGCAGGAGAACCAACTCTCGCTAATGTATAAGATAGCTGCAGGCCTGGCTATTTTCATCTCGTGCCTGGGTTTGTACGGCTTGATTTCGTTTATGACAGTGCAAAAAACCAAAGAAGTTGGTATACGCAAGGTATTAGGTGCAGGCATAGGTAGCATAGTGTACTTGTTCTCCAAAGAATTTACCTTTCTTATTTGTATCGCCTTTGCCATATCGGCTCCTATAGCTTTTTATTTTATGCATAGTTGGTTGAGCGGTTTCGCTTTCAGAATCAATATCAGTATTAGCTATTTTATTATTGCAATTATATCATCAATAACTATAGCGTGGCTTACGGTAGGTTTCCAAGCATTTAAAGCGGCGATGGTTAAACCGATAAAAAGTTTAAGAAGCGAGTGA
- a CDS encoding ABC transporter permease, producing MLKNYIKIAWRNLSKNKVISIINILGLAVGIAFTLLIGAYVWGELRVNHELKNTNNQYIILSIWKDANMGGEITGIAELPKALADNYPNLVRNYYHSDLTTTIVNKGEKHYRESIQIGDSTLLNMYGFTLLYGDNQTALRDPFSVVITQKMALKYFGKDDVTGQTLSFESTHGDKHEFIISGVLAKVPKNSVTNLNANNNSNFFFSAEAAKYFKRQLSGWANTGTVNYVELQKDADPKMVDKAMLDLIKKLEPDDVIRSGLTPYLVSLKTYNLVAEGGLIKKMTWALSCIALFILLMAIVNFVNICIGRSAGRMREIGIRKLLGGLRKQLIWQFLIESVLTVMLATLLALLIYITGRQYFSDVLGADILSIFNFPVSIILILLVFVLVIGVIAGIYPALVLSSLRSVDSLKGKLTSVKESVLLRKTLVVFQFTTAAVVFIGAIIISQQISLFFNGNLGYDKDYIVYAQLPRDWTTKGVQNMLYIRNQLAQMPQVQTVSLSFEIPDGHNGGNYLSYKQGADPKQAISSEGMVADNQFAAAYHIPLKAGTFFKPIYHTADSSQIVINETQAKALGWNNAEQAIGQYIFIPAYNDKVPFTVCGVTADFHFGSMHQKIMPEIFMNVNYAPVYRYFNIRLKPGNIQSSILALQTKWTSLLPGTPFEYHFMDDALTRLYASELQLKKAVGIATFLAVVIVLLGVLGLVSLSVQKRTKEIGIRKVLGSSVAGIITLFLKDFSNVVIVSFFIACPIAYYTMQTWLNDYAYKISISIYPFLFSITLLTSVTVLLIVVQTIRAAIANPVNSLRSE from the coding sequence ATGCTCAAAAACTACATTAAAATTGCCTGGCGAAACCTCAGTAAAAACAAGGTTATTTCGATTATCAATATCTTGGGATTAGCAGTGGGCATAGCTTTTACATTATTAATAGGCGCATATGTTTGGGGCGAACTTCGGGTAAATCACGAACTGAAAAACACCAACAATCAATACATCATACTCAGCATATGGAAAGATGCTAATATGGGTGGTGAAATTACCGGCATTGCGGAGCTACCTAAAGCTCTGGCGGATAACTATCCTAACCTGGTGCGTAATTATTATCATTCAGACCTGACGACTACTATTGTAAACAAGGGGGAAAAGCACTATCGTGAAAGCATACAGATTGGAGACAGCACCCTATTGAATATGTATGGCTTCACCCTGTTATATGGTGATAATCAAACAGCACTTCGCGATCCATTTTCGGTTGTGATAACGCAAAAAATGGCATTAAAATATTTTGGAAAGGATGACGTTACAGGCCAAACGTTAAGTTTTGAAAGCACGCACGGTGATAAGCACGAGTTTATAATTTCAGGTGTTTTGGCAAAGGTGCCAAAAAATTCTGTAACCAATCTAAACGCCAACAATAACTCAAATTTTTTCTTTTCTGCCGAAGCGGCTAAATATTTTAAACGTCAGTTAAGCGGCTGGGCTAATACCGGAACTGTCAACTATGTGGAATTACAAAAGGATGCCGATCCTAAAATGGTAGATAAGGCCATGCTTGATCTCATCAAAAAACTGGAACCTGATGACGTGATCCGATCAGGCCTAACACCCTACCTGGTAAGCCTGAAAACCTATAATCTTGTTGCCGAAGGTGGTTTAATAAAAAAAATGACTTGGGCACTTTCGTGCATTGCACTGTTCATTTTATTGATGGCTATCGTCAATTTCGTTAATATCTGTATTGGTCGTTCGGCGGGGCGCATGCGTGAAATAGGTATACGTAAACTATTGGGCGGTTTGCGCAAACAACTTATTTGGCAATTTTTAATCGAGTCTGTTTTAACAGTGATGCTTGCCACGCTTTTAGCGCTACTAATCTATATAACCGGCAGGCAATATTTTAGTGATGTTTTGGGTGCTGATATATTAAGTATCTTTAATTTTCCGGTATCCATCATTTTAATTCTTTTGGTATTTGTTTTAGTAATAGGTGTTATCGCCGGAATATACCCCGCACTCGTATTATCTTCATTGAGGTCGGTAGATTCGTTAAAAGGCAAATTGACTTCTGTAAAAGAAAGTGTATTGCTCCGTAAAACATTGGTGGTTTTTCAATTTACAACCGCCGCCGTTGTGTTTATTGGTGCAATTATAATTTCGCAGCAAATTAGTTTGTTTTTTAATGGAAACTTAGGTTATGATAAGGATTACATAGTATACGCGCAATTACCGCGTGATTGGACAACAAAAGGGGTTCAAAATATGCTGTATATACGTAACCAACTGGCGCAAATGCCACAAGTGCAAACTGTATCATTATCTTTCGAAATTCCAGACGGCCATAACGGTGGAAATTATTTGAGCTATAAACAAGGCGCAGATCCCAAACAGGCCATCAGCTCAGAAGGTATGGTTGCTGATAATCAGTTTGCTGCCGCATACCATATTCCATTAAAAGCCGGTACATTTTTTAAACCGATATACCATACAGCAGATAGTTCTCAAATAGTAATCAACGAAACGCAGGCAAAAGCGTTGGGTTGGAATAACGCAGAACAGGCTATAGGACAATATATCTTTATCCCGGCCTACAATGACAAAGTCCCGTTTACGGTTTGCGGCGTAACTGCCGACTTCCATTTTGGATCGATGCACCAAAAAATAATGCCCGAGATATTTATGAATGTTAATTATGCTCCCGTTTACCGGTACTTTAACATCAGGTTGAAACCCGGCAATATACAAAGTAGTATTTTGGCCCTGCAAACCAAATGGACATCGCTATTGCCCGGAACACCCTTTGAATATCATTTTATGGACGACGCACTTACAAGGCTTTATGCCAGCGAGCTACAACTAAAGAAAGCGGTTGGTATAGCAACTTTTTTAGCCGTTGTTATTGTGTTATTGGGGGTATTAGGGCTTGTATCATTGAGTGTGCAAAAGCGTACTAAAGAAATAGGAATTCGTAAAGTGCTGGGGTCTTCGGTTGCAGGCATAATCACCCTGTTTTTAAAGGATTTTTCAAATGTGGTAATCGTATCATTTTTTATAGCGTGCCCTATTGCTTACTATACAATGCAAACGTGGTTGAATGACTACGCCTACAAGATCAGCATATCAATTTACCCTTTTTTATTTTCTATTACCTTACTAACGTCTGTAACGGTATTGCTCATTGTTGTCCAAACCATTAGGGCCGCCATAGCAAACCCGGTTAACAGTTTACGAAGCGAATAA
- a CDS encoding ABC transporter ATP-binding protein encodes MLSLKNISKYYNVGGTKTYVLNKIDLDIDAGEFVSIMGPSGSGKSTLLNVIGLLDQPSEGYHYFTGEAVHLLKEKQRSALYKANIGFVFQAYHLIDELTVYENIETPLIYQDIKSGERKALVADILDRFNIVGKKDLFPAQLSGGQQQLVGIARALIGKPKLLLADEPTGNLNSKQGEEIMELFRKLNKEDGVTIIQVTHSEKNAEFGSRIINLLDGKIDSSRQL; translated from the coding sequence ATGCTATCACTCAAAAATATATCAAAATATTACAATGTAGGCGGCACAAAAACCTACGTACTAAACAAAATAGACCTCGATATTGATGCAGGCGAATTTGTATCTATCATGGGGCCGTCGGGCTCGGGTAAGTCAACGCTGTTGAACGTAATAGGCTTGCTGGATCAGCCATCCGAAGGCTATCATTACTTTACCGGCGAGGCCGTGCATTTACTTAAAGAAAAACAACGTTCTGCCTTGTATAAGGCAAATATCGGTTTCGTTTTTCAGGCTTACCACTTGATTGACGAGTTAACGGTGTACGAAAACATTGAAACCCCTTTAATTTACCAGGACATTAAAAGCGGCGAACGTAAGGCGTTGGTGGCCGACATACTCGACCGTTTTAATATTGTTGGTAAAAAGGATTTGTTTCCGGCGCAACTTTCGGGAGGGCAGCAACAGTTGGTTGGCATTGCCCGCGCATTAATTGGCAAACCTAAATTATTATTGGCCGACGAGCCTACAGGCAACCTTAACTCTAAACAAGGAGAAGAAATTATGGAACTTTTCCGCAAGCTTAATAAGGAGGATGGGGTTACCATTATCCAGGTTACACACTCAGAAAAAAACGCCGAATTTGGGTCGCGCATTATTAATTTGCTGGATGGTAAAATTGACTCATCGCGCCAGTTATAA